Proteins from a genomic interval of Chanodichthys erythropterus isolate Z2021 chromosome 6, ASM2448905v1, whole genome shotgun sequence:
- the LOC137021571 gene encoding uncharacterized protein isoform X1, giving the protein MSKLQILSIVLTERLTLAAQEIFKAVEDIFSEYNDEICRSRQEIELLKRRLQQAGIQMDSETQSCSSETPAQKYTQEFSEAWRSEHDLKDTEMHMKLEVYTQQEENEVQIPVCNESAPLSACMDIYHDQMPSKDTEPQMIDSSENTFPFINQAPRIKNEPETNTETSITCQAQQHITRHGLDDSEASDASSDVSRIKVSHVGSPRHKTQTFNLPLRNQEMLTQHRMELAQIRERMSSRIQRRNSERNSKKSQLYVCQDEVSQSDKCKANNARNSQAWRDRLKKDPVKYAEYKALEAARAKEYRRKRTAAAKELDKENNRERQRRFRAKKKLQCRRTEEKECKAEEEPPPPKKIRKVLTRNERMKKREYDRIKKREERERMGEQKKRQIRERDASRKREKRRQKKTKKQTDTPQTNVGSPSTSTGFRTESAKWVAVSRMSKKIPTDAEKFADMVMDFIHHCTPRKQAALKARGLKTARRRIDFDDPSQEKLRSMIEALKKKKDTASLNRRRLVVTSLMVAKKYRIQHIISRRFNLRPAYLTKSSSNEGFHKKRKPDATCMDVVNNITAFYRNPKVARELPYTRTVKKQQQRFLMEISLQKAYELWKLENPEKSFVSFLVFSWLRPSCVLLQRRTDINHCLCEYCTGVLLKLQSLNRILTATNNDECMKLKIKNKYELIDFSLCPKSGNSKYHNLKCINRACSDCGVSLLKEKFKVVLDSYGKQEVSWQKWEGKAFNRDGRQKTKKVQSTKCGTFKTMFDELLGETDFLAKHLFTAIWQNDQFSLIREKLSNTWSLFVMDFAENYSCISHDEMQKCTQQIAVHPIVCYYKCPTEGHDHTVQEALVFVSDDLNHDANAVHHFETLAIKHLKEKRGLKLEHVVEFTDGCGAQYKSKVSFADISNSKASHGLSVERCYFGSHHGKGPSNGVSGVVKSSVRHAVLSSRITINNAEEMYNFCNLNLTKDGCDGQLRTFYLVKQGEIQRDRLITQVKSTLAGTRVLHSVRCVSPGVLDTRVYSCFCDGCMNVDDGNQCSNSKYVLPWQQRTLNIDADIVDLYQPVTEEENTLPSATSEDDQLPGEQIEDLWMKLNNPELPTDDLVMNLFQEDKGQVTSNERPTEVQDLQIEVLKDYAVLYTCPPKWCLGRVLEPTTDGGVRMKFLEQHGVSNLFSWPKTPDVELVDPVYIFHGPVNLIGHHPFSVDEEEFKNINEKYKTIKKNAC; this is encoded by the exons ATGTCTAAACTGCAAATTTTAAGCATTGTTCTGACAGAGAGATTAACTTTAGCTGCGCAGGAGATATTCAAGGCTGTGGAAGATATATTTTCAGAGTATAATGATGAGATTTGTCGCTCCAGACAGGAAATTGAGCTGCTCAAGAGGAGACTGCAGCAGGCAGGAATTCAGATGGACTCTG AAACGCAGTCCTgctcctctgagactccagCTCAAAAATACACACAGGAATTTTCAGAGGCATGGAGATCTGAACATGACTTGAAGGATACAGAGATGCATATGAAGCTAGAAGTTTATACACAGCAGGAGGAGAATGAAGTGCAAATCCCTGTATGCAACGAATCAGCACCTTTATCAGCATGTATGGACATTTATCATGACCAGATGCCCAGCAAAGACACTGAACCCCAAATGATCGACAGCAGTGAGAATACTTTTCCATTTATTAACCAAGCACCTCGAATTAAGAATGAACCAGAGACTAATACTGAAACAAGTATCACCTGTCAGGCGCAGCAGCACATCACAAGACACGGCTTGGATGATTCAGAGGCCAGTGATGCATCCAGTGATGTCAGCAGAATCAAAGTCAGTCACGTTGGCTCTCCCAGACATAAGACACAAACATTTAAT CTGCCCCTCAGAAATCAAGAGATGTTGACGCAGCATAGGATGGAGCTGGCTCAGATAAGAGAGAG aATGTCTTCGAGAATCCAGCGCCGTAACTCTGAGCGTAACAGTAAGAAAAGTCAACTTTATGTCTGTCAGGATGAAGTGTCACAATCTGACAAGTGTAAAGCCAACAATGCGAGAAACAGTCAGGCCTGGAGGGATCGTCTGAAAAAAGACCCTGTAAAATATGCCGAGTACAAAGCTTTGGAAGCTGCAAGAGCAAAGGAGTATAGAAGAAAGAGGACTGCTGCTGCCAAAGAACTTGATAAGGAAAATAATCGTGAGCGACAGAGAAGATTCAGAGCCAAAAAGAAGTTACAGTGTAGAAGAACAGAAGAAAAAGAGTGTAAAGCTGAAGAAGAGCCTCCGCCACCTAAGAAGATCAGAAAAGTCTTAACAAGAAACGAGCGAATGAAGAAACGAGAGTATGATAGGATAAAGAAAAGAGAGGAGAGGGAGAGGATGGGAGAACAGAAGAAAAGACAAATTCGTGAAAGAGATGCGTCTCGAAAGAGGGAAAAAAGaagacaaaaaaagacaaaaaagcaAACTGACACTCCACAAACAAATGTTGGCTCTCCAAGTACATCTACAGGCTTTAGAACTGAATCAGCAAAATGGGTGGCAGTGTCACGGATGTCCAAAAAAATTCCgactgatgcagaaaagtttgCGGATATGGTAATGGACTTCATCCATCACTGTACTCCTCGTAAACAAGCAGCTTTGAAAGCTAGAGGTCTGAAAACAGCTCGTCGACGAATAGATTTTGATGACCCATCTCAAGAAAAACTTCGATCCATGATTGAAGctctaaagaagaagaaggatACTGCATCCTTGAATAGGAGGCGCCTGGTTGTCACTAGTTTGATGGTTGCTAAAAAGTACAGAATTCAACATATCATATCAAGGCGCTTTAACCTCCGTCCAGCATATCTTACGAAGTCCTCATCCAATGAAGGGTTTCATAAAAAACGCAAGCCTGATGCCACTTGCATGGATGTTGTGAACAATATAACTGCTTTCTATCGTAATCCTAAGGTAGCACGAGAACTTCCTTACACAAGGACTgtaaagaaacaacaacaaagattCCTCATGGAAATCTCTCTTCAGAAAGCCTATGAACTTTGGAAGCTGGAAAATCCAGAGAAGAGTTTTGTGTCCTTTCTTGTTTTCTCATGGCTTCGACCTTCATGTGTTCTTCTTCAGCGTCGGACAGACATAAACCATTGTCTCTGTGAATATTGTACTGGAGTTTTACTGAAGCTTCAGAGCCTGAACAGAATTCTCACTGCTACTAACAATGACGAGTGTATGAAACTCAAGATCAAAAACAAATATGAACTTATCGATTTTTCTCTCTGTCCCAAAAGTGGCAACAGCAAGTACCATAACCTAAAGTGTATTAACAGAGCCTGCTCCGACTGTGGTGTATCGCTTCTCAAGGAAAAGTTCAAAGTGGTACTAGATTCATATGGCAAACAAGAAGTGTCCTGGCAAAAGTGGGAGGGTAAAGCTTTCAACCGTGATGGGAGACAAAAGACCAAGAAGGTTCAATCAACTAAGTGTGGCACATTCAAGACAATGTTTGATGAGTTATTGGGCGAAACAGACTTTTTGGCTAAACATCTCTTTACAGCCATCTGGCAGAATGACCAGTTTTCCCTTATCCGGGAAAAGTTGTCCAATACTTGGTCGCTATTTGTCATGGATTTTGCCGAAAATTACTCGTGCATATCCCATGACGAAATGCAGAAATGCACACAGCAGATAGCCGTTCACCCAATTGTTTGTTACTACAAGTGTCCCACGGAGGGTCACGATCACACCGTCCAGGAAGCCTTGGTTTTTGTTTCAGATGACCTTAACCATGATGCCAATGCAGTTCACCACTTCGAAACTCTGGCTATAAAGCACCTAAAAGAAAAGCGAGGACTGAAGTTAGAGCATGTAGTTGAATTCACAGATGGCTGTGGCGCACAATACAAGTCAAAGGTGTCATTTGCTGACATTAGCAACTCCAAGGCTTCACATGGTTTGTCTGTTGAAAGATGTTACTTTGGATCCCACCATGGCAAGGGGCCCAGTAATGGTGTCTCTGGGGTTGTAAAATCATCTGTTCGACATGCTGTCCTGTCAAGTAGGATCACTATTAACAATGCAGAGGAGATGTATAATTTCTGCAATCTGAATTTGACAAAAGATGGCTGTGATGGGCAACTCCGTACATTTTACCTGGTTAAACAAGGTGAAATTCAACGTGACCGTCTTATAACACAAGTGAAGTCTACCCTTGCTGGAACTCGTGTTCTCCATTCTGTACGGTGTGTTTCTCCTGGGGTCCTGGATACTCGCGTGTATTCATGCTTCTGTGATGGCTGTATGAATGTTGATGATGGAAACCAGTGTTCCAACTCAAAATATGTCCTTCCCTGGCAACAACGTACCTTGAACATAGATGCTGACATAGTTGATTTATACCAGCCTGTGACTGAAGAGGAGAACACCTTACCTTCTGCTACAAGTGAAGATGACCAACTTCCCGGTGAACAAATAGAAGATCTCTGGATGAAACTTAATAACCCAG AACTTCCAACTGATGACTTGGTAATGAATTTGTTTCAAGAAGATAAAGGACAGGTAACAAGTAATGAAAGGCCTACTGAAGTGCAG GATTTGCAGATAGAAGTTCTAAAGGATTATGCTGTGCTCTACACCTGTCCACCCAAGTGGTGTTTGGGCAGAGTTCTTGAACCAACAACTGATGGAGGAGTTCGGATGAAGTTTCTGGAGCAGCACGGAGTCAGCAATTTGTTTTCCTGGCCCAAGACTCCTGATGTTGAACTAGTGGATCCAGTCTACATATTTCATGGACCTGTAAACTTGATTGGACACCATCCATTCTCTGTTGATGAGGAGgagtttaaaaacattaatgagAAATACAAGAcaataaaaaagaatgcatgttAG
- the LOC137021571 gene encoding uncharacterized protein isoform X3: protein MLTQHRMELAQIRERMSSRIQRRNSERNSKKSQLYVCQDEVSQSDKCKANNARNSQAWRDRLKKDPVKYAEYKALEAARAKEYRRKRTAAAKELDKENNRERQRRFRAKKKLQCRRTEEKECKAEEEPPPPKKIRKVLTRNERMKKREYDRIKKREERERMGEQKKRQIRERDASRKREKRRQKKTKKQTDTPQTNVGSPSTSTGFRTESAKWVAVSRMSKKIPTDAEKFADMVMDFIHHCTPRKQAALKARGLKTARRRIDFDDPSQEKLRSMIEALKKKKDTASLNRRRLVVTSLMVAKKYRIQHIISRRFNLRPAYLTKSSSNEGFHKKRKPDATCMDVVNNITAFYRNPKVARELPYTRTVKKQQQRFLMEISLQKAYELWKLENPEKSFVSFLVFSWLRPSCVLLQRRTDINHCLCEYCTGVLLKLQSLNRILTATNNDECMKLKIKNKYELIDFSLCPKSGNSKYHNLKCINRACSDCGVSLLKEKFKVVLDSYGKQEVSWQKWEGKAFNRDGRQKTKKVQSTKCGTFKTMFDELLGETDFLAKHLFTAIWQNDQFSLIREKLSNTWSLFVMDFAENYSCISHDEMQKCTQQIAVHPIVCYYKCPTEGHDHTVQEALVFVSDDLNHDANAVHHFETLAIKHLKEKRGLKLEHVVEFTDGCGAQYKSKVSFADISNSKASHGLSVERCYFGSHHGKGPSNGVSGVVKSSVRHAVLSSRITINNAEEMYNFCNLNLTKDGCDGQLRTFYLVKQGEIQRDRLITQVKSTLAGTRVLHSVRCVSPGVLDTRVYSCFCDGCMNVDDGNQCSNSKYVLPWQQRTLNIDADIVDLYQPVTEEENTLPSATSEDDQLPGEQIEDLWMKLNNPELPTDDLVMNLFQEDKGQVTSNERPTEVQDLQIEVLKDYAVLYTCPPKWCLGRVLEPTTDGGVRMKFLEQHGVSNLFSWPKTPDVELVDPVYIFHGPVNLIGHHPFSVDEEEFKNINEKYKTIKKNAC, encoded by the exons ATGTTGACGCAGCATAGGATGGAGCTGGCTCAGATAAGAGAGAG aATGTCTTCGAGAATCCAGCGCCGTAACTCTGAGCGTAACAGTAAGAAAAGTCAACTTTATGTCTGTCAGGATGAAGTGTCACAATCTGACAAGTGTAAAGCCAACAATGCGAGAAACAGTCAGGCCTGGAGGGATCGTCTGAAAAAAGACCCTGTAAAATATGCCGAGTACAAAGCTTTGGAAGCTGCAAGAGCAAAGGAGTATAGAAGAAAGAGGACTGCTGCTGCCAAAGAACTTGATAAGGAAAATAATCGTGAGCGACAGAGAAGATTCAGAGCCAAAAAGAAGTTACAGTGTAGAAGAACAGAAGAAAAAGAGTGTAAAGCTGAAGAAGAGCCTCCGCCACCTAAGAAGATCAGAAAAGTCTTAACAAGAAACGAGCGAATGAAGAAACGAGAGTATGATAGGATAAAGAAAAGAGAGGAGAGGGAGAGGATGGGAGAACAGAAGAAAAGACAAATTCGTGAAAGAGATGCGTCTCGAAAGAGGGAAAAAAGaagacaaaaaaagacaaaaaagcaAACTGACACTCCACAAACAAATGTTGGCTCTCCAAGTACATCTACAGGCTTTAGAACTGAATCAGCAAAATGGGTGGCAGTGTCACGGATGTCCAAAAAAATTCCgactgatgcagaaaagtttgCGGATATGGTAATGGACTTCATCCATCACTGTACTCCTCGTAAACAAGCAGCTTTGAAAGCTAGAGGTCTGAAAACAGCTCGTCGACGAATAGATTTTGATGACCCATCTCAAGAAAAACTTCGATCCATGATTGAAGctctaaagaagaagaaggatACTGCATCCTTGAATAGGAGGCGCCTGGTTGTCACTAGTTTGATGGTTGCTAAAAAGTACAGAATTCAACATATCATATCAAGGCGCTTTAACCTCCGTCCAGCATATCTTACGAAGTCCTCATCCAATGAAGGGTTTCATAAAAAACGCAAGCCTGATGCCACTTGCATGGATGTTGTGAACAATATAACTGCTTTCTATCGTAATCCTAAGGTAGCACGAGAACTTCCTTACACAAGGACTgtaaagaaacaacaacaaagattCCTCATGGAAATCTCTCTTCAGAAAGCCTATGAACTTTGGAAGCTGGAAAATCCAGAGAAGAGTTTTGTGTCCTTTCTTGTTTTCTCATGGCTTCGACCTTCATGTGTTCTTCTTCAGCGTCGGACAGACATAAACCATTGTCTCTGTGAATATTGTACTGGAGTTTTACTGAAGCTTCAGAGCCTGAACAGAATTCTCACTGCTACTAACAATGACGAGTGTATGAAACTCAAGATCAAAAACAAATATGAACTTATCGATTTTTCTCTCTGTCCCAAAAGTGGCAACAGCAAGTACCATAACCTAAAGTGTATTAACAGAGCCTGCTCCGACTGTGGTGTATCGCTTCTCAAGGAAAAGTTCAAAGTGGTACTAGATTCATATGGCAAACAAGAAGTGTCCTGGCAAAAGTGGGAGGGTAAAGCTTTCAACCGTGATGGGAGACAAAAGACCAAGAAGGTTCAATCAACTAAGTGTGGCACATTCAAGACAATGTTTGATGAGTTATTGGGCGAAACAGACTTTTTGGCTAAACATCTCTTTACAGCCATCTGGCAGAATGACCAGTTTTCCCTTATCCGGGAAAAGTTGTCCAATACTTGGTCGCTATTTGTCATGGATTTTGCCGAAAATTACTCGTGCATATCCCATGACGAAATGCAGAAATGCACACAGCAGATAGCCGTTCACCCAATTGTTTGTTACTACAAGTGTCCCACGGAGGGTCACGATCACACCGTCCAGGAAGCCTTGGTTTTTGTTTCAGATGACCTTAACCATGATGCCAATGCAGTTCACCACTTCGAAACTCTGGCTATAAAGCACCTAAAAGAAAAGCGAGGACTGAAGTTAGAGCATGTAGTTGAATTCACAGATGGCTGTGGCGCACAATACAAGTCAAAGGTGTCATTTGCTGACATTAGCAACTCCAAGGCTTCACATGGTTTGTCTGTTGAAAGATGTTACTTTGGATCCCACCATGGCAAGGGGCCCAGTAATGGTGTCTCTGGGGTTGTAAAATCATCTGTTCGACATGCTGTCCTGTCAAGTAGGATCACTATTAACAATGCAGAGGAGATGTATAATTTCTGCAATCTGAATTTGACAAAAGATGGCTGTGATGGGCAACTCCGTACATTTTACCTGGTTAAACAAGGTGAAATTCAACGTGACCGTCTTATAACACAAGTGAAGTCTACCCTTGCTGGAACTCGTGTTCTCCATTCTGTACGGTGTGTTTCTCCTGGGGTCCTGGATACTCGCGTGTATTCATGCTTCTGTGATGGCTGTATGAATGTTGATGATGGAAACCAGTGTTCCAACTCAAAATATGTCCTTCCCTGGCAACAACGTACCTTGAACATAGATGCTGACATAGTTGATTTATACCAGCCTGTGACTGAAGAGGAGAACACCTTACCTTCTGCTACAAGTGAAGATGACCAACTTCCCGGTGAACAAATAGAAGATCTCTGGATGAAACTTAATAACCCAG AACTTCCAACTGATGACTTGGTAATGAATTTGTTTCAAGAAGATAAAGGACAGGTAACAAGTAATGAAAGGCCTACTGAAGTGCAG GATTTGCAGATAGAAGTTCTAAAGGATTATGCTGTGCTCTACACCTGTCCACCCAAGTGGTGTTTGGGCAGAGTTCTTGAACCAACAACTGATGGAGGAGTTCGGATGAAGTTTCTGGAGCAGCACGGAGTCAGCAATTTGTTTTCCTGGCCCAAGACTCCTGATGTTGAACTAGTGGATCCAGTCTACATATTTCATGGACCTGTAAACTTGATTGGACACCATCCATTCTCTGTTGATGAGGAGgagtttaaaaacattaatgagAAATACAAGAcaataaaaaagaatgcatgttAG
- the LOC137021571 gene encoding uncharacterized protein isoform X2, which translates to MSKLQILSIVLTERLTLAAQEIFKAVEDIFSEYNDEICRSRQEIELLKRRLQQAGIQMDSETQSCSSETPAQKYTQEFSEAWRSEHDLKDTEMHMKLEVYTQQEENEVQIPVCNESAPLSACMDIYHDQMPSKDTEPQMIDSSENTFPFINQAPRIKNEPETNTETSITCQAQQHITRHGLDDSEASDASSDVSRIKLPLRNQEMLTQHRMELAQIRERMSSRIQRRNSERNSKKSQLYVCQDEVSQSDKCKANNARNSQAWRDRLKKDPVKYAEYKALEAARAKEYRRKRTAAAKELDKENNRERQRRFRAKKKLQCRRTEEKECKAEEEPPPPKKIRKVLTRNERMKKREYDRIKKREERERMGEQKKRQIRERDASRKREKRRQKKTKKQTDTPQTNVGSPSTSTGFRTESAKWVAVSRMSKKIPTDAEKFADMVMDFIHHCTPRKQAALKARGLKTARRRIDFDDPSQEKLRSMIEALKKKKDTASLNRRRLVVTSLMVAKKYRIQHIISRRFNLRPAYLTKSSSNEGFHKKRKPDATCMDVVNNITAFYRNPKVARELPYTRTVKKQQQRFLMEISLQKAYELWKLENPEKSFVSFLVFSWLRPSCVLLQRRTDINHCLCEYCTGVLLKLQSLNRILTATNNDECMKLKIKNKYELIDFSLCPKSGNSKYHNLKCINRACSDCGVSLLKEKFKVVLDSYGKQEVSWQKWEGKAFNRDGRQKTKKVQSTKCGTFKTMFDELLGETDFLAKHLFTAIWQNDQFSLIREKLSNTWSLFVMDFAENYSCISHDEMQKCTQQIAVHPIVCYYKCPTEGHDHTVQEALVFVSDDLNHDANAVHHFETLAIKHLKEKRGLKLEHVVEFTDGCGAQYKSKVSFADISNSKASHGLSVERCYFGSHHGKGPSNGVSGVVKSSVRHAVLSSRITINNAEEMYNFCNLNLTKDGCDGQLRTFYLVKQGEIQRDRLITQVKSTLAGTRVLHSVRCVSPGVLDTRVYSCFCDGCMNVDDGNQCSNSKYVLPWQQRTLNIDADIVDLYQPVTEEENTLPSATSEDDQLPGEQIEDLWMKLNNPELPTDDLVMNLFQEDKGQVTSNERPTEVQDLQIEVLKDYAVLYTCPPKWCLGRVLEPTTDGGVRMKFLEQHGVSNLFSWPKTPDVELVDPVYIFHGPVNLIGHHPFSVDEEEFKNINEKYKTIKKNAC; encoded by the exons ATGTCTAAACTGCAAATTTTAAGCATTGTTCTGACAGAGAGATTAACTTTAGCTGCGCAGGAGATATTCAAGGCTGTGGAAGATATATTTTCAGAGTATAATGATGAGATTTGTCGCTCCAGACAGGAAATTGAGCTGCTCAAGAGGAGACTGCAGCAGGCAGGAATTCAGATGGACTCTG AAACGCAGTCCTgctcctctgagactccagCTCAAAAATACACACAGGAATTTTCAGAGGCATGGAGATCTGAACATGACTTGAAGGATACAGAGATGCATATGAAGCTAGAAGTTTATACACAGCAGGAGGAGAATGAAGTGCAAATCCCTGTATGCAACGAATCAGCACCTTTATCAGCATGTATGGACATTTATCATGACCAGATGCCCAGCAAAGACACTGAACCCCAAATGATCGACAGCAGTGAGAATACTTTTCCATTTATTAACCAAGCACCTCGAATTAAGAATGAACCAGAGACTAATACTGAAACAAGTATCACCTGTCAGGCGCAGCAGCACATCACAAGACACGGCTTGGATGATTCAGAGGCCAGTGATGCATCCAGTGATGTCAGCAGAATCAAA CTGCCCCTCAGAAATCAAGAGATGTTGACGCAGCATAGGATGGAGCTGGCTCAGATAAGAGAGAG aATGTCTTCGAGAATCCAGCGCCGTAACTCTGAGCGTAACAGTAAGAAAAGTCAACTTTATGTCTGTCAGGATGAAGTGTCACAATCTGACAAGTGTAAAGCCAACAATGCGAGAAACAGTCAGGCCTGGAGGGATCGTCTGAAAAAAGACCCTGTAAAATATGCCGAGTACAAAGCTTTGGAAGCTGCAAGAGCAAAGGAGTATAGAAGAAAGAGGACTGCTGCTGCCAAAGAACTTGATAAGGAAAATAATCGTGAGCGACAGAGAAGATTCAGAGCCAAAAAGAAGTTACAGTGTAGAAGAACAGAAGAAAAAGAGTGTAAAGCTGAAGAAGAGCCTCCGCCACCTAAGAAGATCAGAAAAGTCTTAACAAGAAACGAGCGAATGAAGAAACGAGAGTATGATAGGATAAAGAAAAGAGAGGAGAGGGAGAGGATGGGAGAACAGAAGAAAAGACAAATTCGTGAAAGAGATGCGTCTCGAAAGAGGGAAAAAAGaagacaaaaaaagacaaaaaagcaAACTGACACTCCACAAACAAATGTTGGCTCTCCAAGTACATCTACAGGCTTTAGAACTGAATCAGCAAAATGGGTGGCAGTGTCACGGATGTCCAAAAAAATTCCgactgatgcagaaaagtttgCGGATATGGTAATGGACTTCATCCATCACTGTACTCCTCGTAAACAAGCAGCTTTGAAAGCTAGAGGTCTGAAAACAGCTCGTCGACGAATAGATTTTGATGACCCATCTCAAGAAAAACTTCGATCCATGATTGAAGctctaaagaagaagaaggatACTGCATCCTTGAATAGGAGGCGCCTGGTTGTCACTAGTTTGATGGTTGCTAAAAAGTACAGAATTCAACATATCATATCAAGGCGCTTTAACCTCCGTCCAGCATATCTTACGAAGTCCTCATCCAATGAAGGGTTTCATAAAAAACGCAAGCCTGATGCCACTTGCATGGATGTTGTGAACAATATAACTGCTTTCTATCGTAATCCTAAGGTAGCACGAGAACTTCCTTACACAAGGACTgtaaagaaacaacaacaaagattCCTCATGGAAATCTCTCTTCAGAAAGCCTATGAACTTTGGAAGCTGGAAAATCCAGAGAAGAGTTTTGTGTCCTTTCTTGTTTTCTCATGGCTTCGACCTTCATGTGTTCTTCTTCAGCGTCGGACAGACATAAACCATTGTCTCTGTGAATATTGTACTGGAGTTTTACTGAAGCTTCAGAGCCTGAACAGAATTCTCACTGCTACTAACAATGACGAGTGTATGAAACTCAAGATCAAAAACAAATATGAACTTATCGATTTTTCTCTCTGTCCCAAAAGTGGCAACAGCAAGTACCATAACCTAAAGTGTATTAACAGAGCCTGCTCCGACTGTGGTGTATCGCTTCTCAAGGAAAAGTTCAAAGTGGTACTAGATTCATATGGCAAACAAGAAGTGTCCTGGCAAAAGTGGGAGGGTAAAGCTTTCAACCGTGATGGGAGACAAAAGACCAAGAAGGTTCAATCAACTAAGTGTGGCACATTCAAGACAATGTTTGATGAGTTATTGGGCGAAACAGACTTTTTGGCTAAACATCTCTTTACAGCCATCTGGCAGAATGACCAGTTTTCCCTTATCCGGGAAAAGTTGTCCAATACTTGGTCGCTATTTGTCATGGATTTTGCCGAAAATTACTCGTGCATATCCCATGACGAAATGCAGAAATGCACACAGCAGATAGCCGTTCACCCAATTGTTTGTTACTACAAGTGTCCCACGGAGGGTCACGATCACACCGTCCAGGAAGCCTTGGTTTTTGTTTCAGATGACCTTAACCATGATGCCAATGCAGTTCACCACTTCGAAACTCTGGCTATAAAGCACCTAAAAGAAAAGCGAGGACTGAAGTTAGAGCATGTAGTTGAATTCACAGATGGCTGTGGCGCACAATACAAGTCAAAGGTGTCATTTGCTGACATTAGCAACTCCAAGGCTTCACATGGTTTGTCTGTTGAAAGATGTTACTTTGGATCCCACCATGGCAAGGGGCCCAGTAATGGTGTCTCTGGGGTTGTAAAATCATCTGTTCGACATGCTGTCCTGTCAAGTAGGATCACTATTAACAATGCAGAGGAGATGTATAATTTCTGCAATCTGAATTTGACAAAAGATGGCTGTGATGGGCAACTCCGTACATTTTACCTGGTTAAACAAGGTGAAATTCAACGTGACCGTCTTATAACACAAGTGAAGTCTACCCTTGCTGGAACTCGTGTTCTCCATTCTGTACGGTGTGTTTCTCCTGGGGTCCTGGATACTCGCGTGTATTCATGCTTCTGTGATGGCTGTATGAATGTTGATGATGGAAACCAGTGTTCCAACTCAAAATATGTCCTTCCCTGGCAACAACGTACCTTGAACATAGATGCTGACATAGTTGATTTATACCAGCCTGTGACTGAAGAGGAGAACACCTTACCTTCTGCTACAAGTGAAGATGACCAACTTCCCGGTGAACAAATAGAAGATCTCTGGATGAAACTTAATAACCCAG AACTTCCAACTGATGACTTGGTAATGAATTTGTTTCAAGAAGATAAAGGACAGGTAACAAGTAATGAAAGGCCTACTGAAGTGCAG GATTTGCAGATAGAAGTTCTAAAGGATTATGCTGTGCTCTACACCTGTCCACCCAAGTGGTGTTTGGGCAGAGTTCTTGAACCAACAACTGATGGAGGAGTTCGGATGAAGTTTCTGGAGCAGCACGGAGTCAGCAATTTGTTTTCCTGGCCCAAGACTCCTGATGTTGAACTAGTGGATCCAGTCTACATATTTCATGGACCTGTAAACTTGATTGGACACCATCCATTCTCTGTTGATGAGGAGgagtttaaaaacattaatgagAAATACAAGAcaataaaaaagaatgcatgttAG